The Octadecabacter arcticus 238 genome contains a region encoding:
- a CDS encoding tyrosine-type recombinase/integrase, producing the protein MVSFNSQSPRSPKSWQQNFVSHLSELIQHDLNNSTARAFHAFLFAIETAMRAGEIVGLRTKDINFEKRFVRLPMTKNGTSRDVPLSSEAMRLIEELPKSDPVFNLSSPLLDALWRKLRDRAAVIDLRFHDSRHEAITRLARKLDVLDLARMVGHRDLKMLMIYYNATAEELAKRLD; encoded by the coding sequence CTGGTTTCTTTCAATTCTCAGTCTCCGAGGTCGCCTAAATCTTGGCAACAAAATTTTGTCTCACATCTATCTGAACTTATTCAACACGACCTTAACAATTCCACGGCTAGAGCGTTCCATGCGTTCTTGTTTGCAATAGAGACCGCTATGAGAGCCGGTGAGATCGTTGGCCTGCGAACCAAAGATATCAACTTTGAAAAGCGATTTGTACGTTTACCAATGACGAAAAACGGAACATCCAGAGACGTCCCTCTTTCTTCTGAGGCTATGCGGTTGATCGAGGAGCTACCCAAGAGTGATCCAGTCTTTAATCTTAGCAGCCCTTTGCTCGATGCTTTATGGCGAAAGCTGAGAGATCGTGCGGCTGTAATTGATCTTAGATTCCATGACTCCAGGCACGAGGCGATCACAAGACTGGCTCGAAAGCTTGATGTTTTGGATTTGGCTCGGATGGTTGGTCATAGGGATCTGAAGATGCTCATGATTTATTACAATGCTACCGCTGAGGAATTAGCTAAGCGCCTGGATTGA
- the istB gene encoding IS21-like element helper ATPase IstB, whose translation MTEAPQILLDHRLKSLRLPTVLREYSKLAKQAAAEGLDHVQFLARLIELEMIDRERRMIERRIKAAKFPAVKSLDSFDFKAIPALNKMQVLELARCEWIERRENVISLGPSGTGKTHVALGLGLSACQKGMSVGFVTAAALVHELMEARDERRLLRLQKQMVGYKLLIIDELGFVPLSKTGAELLFELISQRYERGSTLITSNLPFDEWTETFGSERLTGALLDRLTHHVNILEMNGESYRLGQSKARQATPKT comes from the coding sequence ATGACTGAAGCTCCCCAAATCCTTCTGGACCACCGCCTCAAATCGCTGCGGCTGCCGACCGTTCTGCGGGAATACAGCAAACTGGCCAAGCAAGCCGCAGCCGAGGGACTGGACCATGTGCAATTCCTTGCACGTCTAATCGAACTGGAGATGATTGACCGGGAACGCAGGATGATCGAGCGCAGGATCAAAGCCGCAAAGTTCCCAGCCGTTAAAAGTCTGGACAGCTTCGATTTCAAGGCGATCCCCGCCCTGAACAAGATGCAGGTGCTGGAGTTGGCGCGTTGCGAATGGATCGAACGGCGTGAGAATGTCATCTCGCTTGGCCCCTCGGGCACCGGCAAGACCCATGTCGCCTTGGGCCTTGGCCTATCAGCATGCCAGAAAGGCATGTCCGTTGGATTTGTCACCGCCGCCGCACTCGTCCATGAGCTGATGGAGGCCAGAGACGAACGCAGACTGCTACGGCTTCAAAAGCAGATGGTGGGTTACAAGCTGCTGATCATCGACGAGTTGGGCTTTGTGCCACTGAGCAAAACCGGCGCTGAGCTGCTGTTTGAATTGATCTCCCAACGCTACGAGCGCGGATCCACGCTAATCACAAGCAACCTGCCATTCGACGAATGGACAGAAACATTTGGGTCAGAACGCCTGACAGGCGCACTCCTCGACCGCCTGACCCACCACGTCAACATCCTAGAGATGAATGGCGAAAGCTACCGCCTTGGTCAGAGTAAGGCGCGTCAGGCAACGCCCAAAACCTGA